The following coding sequences lie in one Portunus trituberculatus isolate SZX2019 chromosome 26, ASM1759143v1, whole genome shotgun sequence genomic window:
- the LOC123509211 gene encoding uncharacterized protein LOC123509211 isoform X3: MSGRSVQQGAVYTTRDKVGSCRPSPKHGASKSRASVRRWSTTRHKSGTGVPTTAQLRITNFVEAHVFHSLQKMTQTEEACGSAQVWAGPFHRLHEAYRLSGTVLSRVSFLTLVLSWC; this comes from the exons ATGTCGGGAAG GAGTGTACAACAAGGGGCGGTGTATACGACGAGGGACAAGGTCGGGTCATGCCGGCCATCCCCTAAACATGGAGCAAGCAAGTCTCGGGCGTCAGTCAGGAGGTGGAGCACGACCCGCCACAAATCTGGCACAGGCGTCCCTACAACTGCGCAACTGCGCATTACCAACTTCGTGGAGGCGCATGTGTTTCACTCTCTTCAGAAGATGACGCAGACCGAGGAGGCGTGTGGTTCGGCACAGGTATGGGCCGGGCCGTTTCACCGCCTCCATGAGGCGTACAGGCTATCAGGAACTGTTCTGTCCAGGGTCTCTTTTTTAACCCTGGTTCTGTCTTGGTGTTAA
- the LOC123509211 gene encoding uncharacterized protein LOC123509211 isoform X2, which yields MLYTVQWWCWRVTVCSEGPLPVSHERDVFQMIGSVAWHFVERSVQQGAVYTTRDKVGSCRPSPKHGASKSRASVRRWSTTRHKSGTGVPTTAQLRITNFVEAHVFHSLQKMTQTEEACGSAQGGHTTPHHTTPHLSYI from the exons ATGTTGTACACtgtacagtggtggtgttggcgtgtGACCGTGTGTAGTGAAGGACCTTTGCCCGTTTCTCATGAACGAGATGTATTTCAGATGATAGGAAGTGTTGCTTGGCACTTCGTGGAACG GAGTGTACAACAAGGGGCGGTGTATACGACGAGGGACAAGGTCGGGTCATGCCGGCCATCCCCTAAACATGGAGCAAGCAAGTCTCGGGCGTCAGTCAGGAGGTGGAGCACGACCCGCCACAAATCTGGCACAGGCGTCCCTACAACTGCGCAACTGCGCATTACCAACTTCGTGGAGGCGCATGTGTTTCACTCTCTTCAGAAGATGACGCAGACCGAGGAGGCGTGTGGTTCGGCACAG GGcggtcacaccacaccacaccacaccacaccacacctgtcctACATTTGA
- the LOC123509211 gene encoding uncharacterized protein LOC123509211 isoform X1, whose translation MLYTVQWWCWRVTVCSEGPLPVSHERDVFQMIGSVAWHFVERSVQQGAVYTTRDKVGSCRPSPKHGASKSRASVRRWSTTRHKSGTGVPTTAQLRITNFVEAHVFHSLQKMTQTEEACGSAQVWAGPFHRLHEAYRLSGTVLSRVSFLTLVLSWC comes from the exons ATGTTGTACACtgtacagtggtggtgttggcgtgtGACCGTGTGTAGTGAAGGACCTTTGCCCGTTTCTCATGAACGAGATGTATTTCAGATGATAGGAAGTGTTGCTTGGCACTTCGTGGAACG GAGTGTACAACAAGGGGCGGTGTATACGACGAGGGACAAGGTCGGGTCATGCCGGCCATCCCCTAAACATGGAGCAAGCAAGTCTCGGGCGTCAGTCAGGAGGTGGAGCACGACCCGCCACAAATCTGGCACAGGCGTCCCTACAACTGCGCAACTGCGCATTACCAACTTCGTGGAGGCGCATGTGTTTCACTCTCTTCAGAAGATGACGCAGACCGAGGAGGCGTGTGGTTCGGCACAGGTATGGGCCGGGCCGTTTCACCGCCTCCATGAGGCGTACAGGCTATCAGGAACTGTTCTGTCCAGGGTCTCTTTTTTAACCCTGGTTCTGTCTTGGTGTTAA